A portion of the Melanotaenia boesemani isolate fMelBoe1 chromosome 2, fMelBoe1.pri, whole genome shotgun sequence genome contains these proteins:
- the LOC121649452 gene encoding uncharacterized protein LOC121649452, with protein sequence MLQSRTQLVVFLLVAIGGNSAKSVDYKEESKEAVLSPSPVTDPITSVTWKYYSDIALDWYGDQTVCYRQFRDRCKLNKTTGELTIINLYKNDSGTYTPEINNIILQTTEILVISPVPTPTVTTRCNGEKTRCLLTCEGNIAGAEPVSYVWMSDHTSLPSSTKELNITKEETKDSISCMLRNPVSNRSCEILNPFKEINNRAYIGIVLPITLILVLVLVICVIIFGEKVKSREVQTALMKTLEPEEAEEKSLLPSQDSLPIASFSGDVEKGVENGNEERGDQDVPPEELTCKPSENDTDKNEDEEVKITSAEEAEDKDSAESGIASSAVQVASQSPDGNTDNAQPGGDKCLCKYDGRCNKISHDHRRKFRHTVDPVVWLAVRLGNDQKNVMLKEPSLPIFLNAVHEKFKVPEQTEMKVFDCKMTELDDNDCFERLVDNRPCGIFTVKYNTGPTKSSCTMS encoded by the exons ATGTTACAGTCGAGGACTCAGCTGGTCGTTTTTCTGCTGGTAGCTATAGGAGGAAACTCAG ccAAATCCGTAGACTACAAAGAAGAGAGCAAAGAAGCTGTCCTAAGTCCCAGTCCTGTGACGGATCCCATCACTAGTGTAACGTGGAAATATTATAGTGACATAGCATTAGACTGGTATGGAGATCAAACAGTCTGCTACCGGCAATTCAGAG ATCGGTGCAAGTTGAACAAGACAACAGGAGAGCTAACAATCATAAACCTGTATAAAAATGACAGCGGCACCTACACACCAGAGATCAATAATATAATCCTTCAAACGACTGAAATCCTGGTTATCT CTCCCGTCCCCACACCTACAGTTACCACAAGGTGCAACGGTGAGAAAACCCGCTGTCTTTTAACCTGTGAAGGGAACATCGCAGGTGCTGAGCCGGTCTCCTATGTCTGGATGTCTGATCACACCTCACTACCAAGTTCTACCAAGGAGCTAAACATAACAAAG GAGGAGACGAAGGATTCGATTAGCTGCATGCTGAGAAACCCGGTCAGCAACAGAAGCTGCGAAATCCTGAAcccttttaaagaaattaacaaCA GGGCTTACATTGGAATAGTGCTACCCATCACtttgattctggttctggttctggtcatTTGTGTCATCATTTTCGGAGAGAAAGTCAAATCCAGAGAAG TTCAGACAGCTCTGAtgaagactctggagccagaggAGGCCGAGGAGAAGAGTCTACTTCCTTCACAAGACTCTCTTCCCATAGCCAGTTTCTCCGGAGATGTAGAGAAAGGAGTCGAGAACGGAAACGAGGAGAGAGGAGACCAG GATGTTCCTCCAGAGGAACTCACATGCAAACCATCAGAGAATGACACAGACaagaatgaagatgaagaagttAAAATCACTTCAGCAGAAGAAGCAGAGGATAAAGACTCTGCTGAGTCTGGCATAGCTTCATCGGCTGTCCAGGTCGCATCACAGAGTCCTGATGGAAATACAGATAATGC GCAACCTGGTGGAGACAAATGTCTTTGTAAATATGATGGTCGTTGCAACAA gATAAGTCATGATCACAGAAGaaaattcagacacacagtaGATCCTG TGGTCTGGCTTGCAGTAAGACTTGGTAATGACCAGAAAAATGTCATGTTAAAAGAGCCGAGTCTGCCAATCTTTCTAAATGCAG TTCATGAAAAGTTTAAGGTCCcagaacaaacagaaatgaaggTCTTCGACTGCAAAATGACTGAGTTGGATGACAATGACTGTTTTGAACGCTTGGTAGACAATCGTCCATGTGGGATATTCACTGTGAAATATAACACAG
- the LOC121633129 gene encoding serine protease 27-like, translating into MSFKLLAYGVLLVALTATGSDAQLDVCGTAPINTKSQTKIVGGTNAVAGAWPWQVSLQNGGSHFCGGSLINNQWILTAAHCFRRFTASDVLVYLGADSLQSTNPNAVSRSVSQVIIHPNYNSVTFDNDITLLQLSTPVTFTDYIQPVCLAADGSIFAGGLNIWVTGWGAIRSGVSLPSPQTLQEVQIPIVTNNQCNAAYSTITSNMICAGVSQGGLDSCQGDSGGPMVSKTDTRWVQAGVVSFGEGCAQAGFPGVYARVSQYQSWINSQISSDQPGFIQFTSSGTAGGGRIISLSFVLLLSILPVLLSLFVLS; encoded by the exons ATGAGCTTTAAACTCCTGGCTTACGGAGTCCTGCTGGTTGCTTTGACGGCTACAG GAAGTGATGCACAGCTGGACG TTTGTGGAACTGCTCCTATCAACACAAAGAGCCAAACGAAGATTGTGGGGGGTACGAACGCagtggcgggggcgtggccatGGCAGGTCAGTCTGCAAAACGGTGGCTCCCATTTCTGTGGAGGTTCCCTGATCAACAACCAGTGGATCCTGACTGCTGCTCACTGCTTTCGCAG ATTCACCGCTTCAGATGTGCTTGTCTACCTTGGAGCTGACAGCCTGCAAAGCACAAATCCTAATGCAGTGTCCCGGTCAGTGTCTCAGGTCATCATTCACCCGAACTACAATTCAGTCACCTTCGACAACGACAtcactctgctgcagctgtcCACACCTGTGACTTTCACCGACTACATCCAACCTGTGTGTCTggcagcagatggcagcatcTTTGCAGGTGGACTGAACATCTGGGTCACTGGATGGGGGGCCATCAGGTCTGGTG TTTCGCTTCCTAGCCCTCAAACGCTCCAGGAGGTGCAGATTCCCATCGTGACCAACAATCAGTGCAACGCTGCTTATAGTACAATCACGAGCAACATGATCTGTGCTGGTGTGTCTCAGGGAGGATTAGACTCCTGTCAG GGAGACTCCGGCGGCCCGATGGTGAGTAAAACTGACACCAGGTGGGTCCAGGCTGGAGTGGTGAGTTTTGGAGAGGGATGTGCTCAGGCAGGCTTTCCAGGAGTCTACGCCCGAGTGTCCCAGTACCAGTCCTGGATCAACAGCCAGATCAGCAGCGACCAGCCGGGATTCATTCAATTTACCAGTTCAGGAACCGCGGGAGGAGGCCGGATCATCTCCCTCTCTTTCGTTCTGCTGCTGTCCATCTTACCcgtcctcctctctctctttgtcctCTCATGA